From a single Helicovermis profundi genomic region:
- a CDS encoding murein hydrolase activator EnvC family protein yields MKKSRQFILVILMLSMVFMYSSFVFANADSDIELKQSELKNINNKLKEIEKSKTKLKKNKNEILNKINGIEDNVKNLEGELNLINNNVEKLTVGIADTENILKDATVKLEDKKTLVNDRLRIMYKSGSVGYMEVLLGAESFSDLLTRMDMIQKIYEHDKNMISYMKEQKNLIIEKKNKLSDEKIKYQELINDRETKKIQLSTSLKKLNSTQIKLKKDYSALEEQEDNLLKDANEVTNIIKKLKLAKNYVGGKMAWPTPGYTRITSPFGYRIHPITHKKKLHTGIDIAIPYGEKIYAAQSGTIIYAGWFGGYGKAVMIDHGGGYVTLYGHNSKLLVKVGQKVKRGEAISKCGTTGASTGPHLHFEVRENGKYVNPLKWVVPY; encoded by the coding sequence ATGAAAAAAAGTAGACAATTTATACTAGTGATTTTGATGCTTTCTATGGTTTTTATGTATTCAAGTTTTGTATTTGCAAATGCAGATAGTGATATTGAACTTAAACAAAGTGAGCTTAAAAATATTAATAACAAGCTTAAGGAAATTGAAAAATCTAAGACGAAACTTAAAAAAAACAAGAATGAAATACTTAATAAAATTAATGGTATAGAAGATAATGTAAAAAACCTTGAAGGTGAACTTAATTTAATAAATAATAATGTTGAAAAATTAACTGTTGGTATCGCAGATACAGAAAATATTCTTAAAGATGCCACTGTAAAGTTAGAAGATAAAAAAACTCTTGTAAATGATAGACTTAGAATTATGTATAAATCAGGTTCAGTAGGCTATATGGAAGTATTACTTGGTGCTGAGAGTTTTTCTGATTTACTTACAAGAATGGATATGATACAAAAGATTTATGAACATGATAAAAATATGATTTCATATATGAAAGAACAAAAAAATTTAATAATTGAAAAAAAGAATAAATTATCTGATGAAAAAATTAAATATCAGGAGTTAATTAATGATAGAGAGACTAAAAAAATTCAACTTAGCACAAGCTTGAAAAAATTAAATTCTACTCAGATTAAATTAAAAAAAGATTATTCGGCTTTAGAGGAACAAGAAGATAATTTACTTAAAGATGCAAATGAAGTAACAAATATTATAAAAAAATTAAAATTAGCTAAAAATTATGTTGGTGGCAAAATGGCGTGGCCTACGCCAGGATATACGAGAATAACTTCACCTTTTGGCTATAGAATTCATCCAATAACTCATAAGAAAAAGCTTCATACAGGAATAGATATTGCAATTCCCTATGGTGAAAAAATATATGCAGCTCAAAGTGGTACAATTATTTATGCTGGATGGTTTGGAGGCTATGGAAAAGCAGTTATGATTGATCATGGTGGTGGATATGTTACTTTGTATGGACATAATTCGAAATTACTAGTTAAAGTTGGACAAAAAGTAAAAAGAGGAGAGGCGATATCGAAGTGCGGTACGACTGGTGCTTCAACGGGTCCTCATTTACATTTTGAAGTTAGAGAAAATGGAAAATATGTAAATCCTTTAAAATGGGTAGTGCCGTATTAA
- the uvrA gene encoding excinuclease ABC subunit UvrA: MSKKYIRVKGAKEHNLKNIDIDIPRDEFVVITGLSGSGKSSLAFDTIYAEGQRRYVESLSSYARQFLGQMEKPDVEYIEGLSPAISIDQKTTNRNPRSTVGTVTEIYDYLRLLYARIGLPHCPICGEIIEQQSVDQIVDSIMKIKSDTKIQIIAPIIIGKKGEHKNEIEKIRKEGFVRVRIDGELKDISEEIKLDKKIKHSIDIIVDRLKIKEGIETRLTDSIETVLKLTENLITINIINEDKDLSFNTKFACSKHGISLSELEPRIFSFNAPYGACEKCKGLGYDSKVDKDLVIPDYTLCLKEGAIAPLANSGEGTYYLQLVTTVLVDNGYDTSTPFNKLPKKVIKEILYGTGKRELEFNYESKFGGVRKYKAPYEGMITNLERRYNETNSDYMHKKIEEYMSVVKCDKCGGKKLKDEVLAVTIDGINISDITEYSVRDSIEFFKNLTNNLSVKNNIIAEQILKEINGRLEFLKNVGLDYLNLARTAKTLSGGESQRIRLATQIGSGLVGVLYILDEPSIGLHQKDNHKLLVTLRKLTDIGNTLIVVEHDEETIASADHIIDIGPGAGEHGGYVIAEGTIDDILVNENSLTGQYMSGKKVIEVPKRRKHRDEWISVKGASENNLKNIDVDFPLGVFTVVTGVSGSGKSTLVNEILYKSVANKLYKSKAKPGKHTGIEGLDLIDKVIDIDQSPIGRTPRSNPATYTGVFDHIRDIFAKTKEANKRGYKKGRFSFNVKGGRCETCKGDGIIKIEMHFLPDVYVQCEVCKGKRYNRETLEVKYKGKNIYDILNMTVEEALSFFENVPQIKRKLQTLHDVGLDYIKLGQPSTQLSGGEAQRIKLASELSKRSTGRTLYILDEPTTGLHMADVHNLIEVLQRLVDTGNTVLIIEHNLDMIKSCDYVIDLGPDGGDKGGTVVVCGTPEHIAADKVSYTGEYLRKVLKQNGI, encoded by the coding sequence ATGAGTAAAAAATATATTAGAGTTAAAGGTGCTAAAGAGCATAATCTTAAAAATATCGATATTGATATACCTCGTGATGAGTTTGTTGTTATAACTGGGCTAAGTGGATCAGGAAAATCTTCATTAGCTTTTGATACGATTTACGCTGAAGGTCAAAGAAGGTATGTAGAAAGTTTATCTTCTTATGCTAGACAATTTTTAGGGCAGATGGAAAAACCGGATGTTGAATATATAGAAGGTCTTTCTCCTGCTATATCAATTGATCAAAAAACTACCAATAGAAATCCACGTTCCACAGTTGGAACTGTAACAGAAATATATGATTATTTAAGACTGCTTTATGCGAGGATAGGTCTACCACATTGTCCGATTTGCGGAGAAATTATTGAACAGCAAAGTGTAGATCAAATTGTAGATAGCATTATGAAAATTAAAAGCGATACTAAAATTCAAATTATTGCACCAATAATTATAGGTAAAAAAGGTGAGCATAAAAATGAAATTGAAAAAATAAGAAAAGAGGGCTTTGTAAGAGTTAGAATTGACGGTGAACTTAAAGATATAAGTGAAGAGATTAAGCTCGATAAAAAAATTAAACACTCTATTGATATAATTGTTGATAGACTTAAAATTAAAGAAGGTATTGAAACAAGACTTACTGATTCTATAGAAACTGTTCTAAAATTAACTGAGAATCTTATAACAATTAATATTATCAATGAAGATAAAGATTTATCTTTTAATACTAAATTTGCATGTTCAAAACATGGAATAAGTTTAAGTGAACTTGAACCAAGAATTTTTTCCTTTAATGCTCCGTATGGTGCGTGCGAAAAATGTAAAGGACTTGGTTATGATTCTAAAGTTGATAAAGACTTAGTTATTCCGGACTACACATTATGTCTTAAAGAAGGTGCAATCGCACCCCTTGCAAATAGTGGAGAAGGAACTTATTACCTTCAACTAGTTACTACGGTATTGGTGGATAATGGTTATGATACTAGTACACCATTTAATAAGCTGCCCAAAAAAGTAATTAAAGAAATATTGTATGGAACGGGCAAAAGGGAACTTGAATTTAATTATGAGAGTAAATTTGGTGGAGTGAGAAAATATAAAGCTCCATATGAAGGTATGATTACAAATTTAGAAAGAAGATATAATGAAACAAATTCTGATTATATGCATAAAAAAATCGAAGAGTATATGAGTGTGGTTAAATGTGATAAATGTGGAGGAAAGAAGTTAAAAGATGAAGTGCTTGCGGTTACAATAGATGGAATAAATATATCTGATATAACAGAATATTCAGTTAGAGATTCTATTGAATTTTTTAAAAATTTAACAAACAACTTGAGCGTGAAAAATAATATAATCGCTGAACAAATTTTAAAGGAAATTAATGGACGACTTGAATTTCTTAAAAATGTTGGATTAGATTATTTGAATTTAGCAAGAACTGCTAAAACTCTTTCTGGAGGAGAGTCACAAAGAATCAGGTTAGCGACACAAATTGGATCAGGTCTTGTTGGAGTTCTTTACATTCTTGATGAGCCGAGCATAGGTCTTCACCAAAAGGATAATCACAAATTATTAGTAACACTTAGAAAATTGACTGATATTGGAAATACTCTTATTGTTGTCGAACATGATGAAGAAACTATTGCTAGTGCCGATCATATTATAGATATAGGCCCAGGTGCAGGTGAACATGGAGGTTATGTAATAGCAGAAGGCACTATTGATGATATTTTAGTAAATGAAAACTCTCTAACCGGTCAATATATGTCGGGAAAGAAAGTAATTGAAGTCCCAAAAAGAAGGAAACATAGAGATGAGTGGATTTCTGTAAAAGGTGCAAGTGAAAATAATCTTAAAAATATAGATGTAGATTTTCCATTAGGTGTTTTTACAGTAGTAACAGGTGTTTCAGGATCAGGTAAAAGCACATTAGTAAATGAAATACTATACAAATCTGTTGCAAATAAACTTTATAAAAGTAAAGCAAAACCGGGTAAACACACTGGAATTGAAGGACTTGATTTAATAGATAAAGTTATTGATATTGACCAGTCGCCAATAGGAAGGACTCCAAGGTCTAATCCTGCTACATATACAGGTGTATTTGATCATATAAGAGATATTTTTGCAAAAACAAAAGAAGCAAATAAAAGAGGCTATAAAAAAGGTCGATTTAGTTTTAATGTAAAAGGTGGAAGGTGCGAAACTTGTAAGGGCGATGGAATTATAAAAATTGAGATGCATTTTTTACCTGATGTTTATGTTCAGTGTGAAGTGTGTAAAGGAAAAAGGTACAATAGAGAAACACTAGAAGTGAAATACAAGGGTAAAAATATTTACGATATACTTAATATGACGGTTGAAGAAGCTTTAAGCTTTTTTGAAAATGTTCCACAAATAAAAAGAAAATTACAAACGCTTCACGATGTAGGACTTGATTATATTAAATTAGGTCAACCGTCGACTCAACTTTCGGGTGGAGAGGCTCAAAGGATAAAATTAGCATCGGAATTAAGCAAAAGAAGTACTGGACGAACGCTCTATATACTTGATGAACCAACAACAGGACTTCATATGGCAGATGTACACAATTTAATTGAAGTACTACAAAGACTGGTGGATACAGGAAATACTGTACTAATTATTGAGCATAATCTTGATATGATTAAATCATGCGATTACGTAATTGATCTTGGACCAGATGGTGGAGATAAAGGAGGAACCGTAGTAGTATGTGGAACACCAGAACATATTGCAGCGGATAAAGTTTCTTATACTGGAGAATATTTAAGAAAAGTGCTAAAACAAAATGGCATATAA
- a CDS encoding S41 family peptidase, protein MMKKRNAALIVVLSIILSAIVTFTFSNVVQIKMDDKVVLTKDDYNYLISLKNRYSKIEKLKAYIDKNYYIPVDDSVFQDAMIKGMFSSLNDPYSVYFDKKAFKDFNEQTSGKYAGIGIIVSINDDGLIEIISPIEDTPGEKAGLLPGDKIIKVNGVVVGKDNYAKAIDIMKGEPNTDVTITVSREGQDPFDLVITREIITVKAVKSKVLDNDIGYIRITSFDTSSHDEFKDHLKELTDKNIKGLIIDLRNNPGGSLYSVDKIADMLLGEQVIVYTEDRAGKKEYYRSDPRKVNVPIAVLVNKGSASASEILTGAIKDSGSGTIIGTQTYGKGVVQTVNPLDDETGFKLTTSQYFTPNGNNINKIGITPDIIIEKTDKGDNQLDKALEVIKNKMIK, encoded by the coding sequence ATGATGAAGAAAAGAAACGCAGCGCTAATCGTAGTACTTTCAATAATACTGTCTGCCATAGTAACATTCACTTTTAGTAATGTCGTACAAATAAAAATGGATGATAAAGTTGTGCTTACAAAAGATGATTATAACTACTTAATATCACTTAAAAATAGATATTCAAAAATTGAAAAATTAAAGGCTTATATTGATAAAAATTATTATATCCCTGTTGATGATAGTGTTTTTCAAGATGCAATGATTAAAGGTATGTTTTCTTCTTTAAATGACCCATATTCGGTATACTTTGATAAAAAAGCTTTTAAAGATTTTAATGAGCAAACGTCTGGTAAATATGCAGGAATTGGTATAATTGTATCTATTAATGATGATGGTTTAATTGAAATTATCTCACCAATTGAAGATACTCCAGGTGAAAAAGCTGGATTACTTCCAGGGGACAAAATTATTAAAGTAAATGGAGTGGTTGTTGGAAAAGATAACTATGCAAAAGCTATTGATATTATGAAAGGTGAACCTAATACTGATGTTACAATTACGGTATCAAGAGAAGGCCAAGATCCTTTTGATTTAGTTATAACTAGAGAAATAATTACTGTTAAAGCCGTTAAATCTAAAGTATTAGATAATGATATCGGATATATTAGAATTACTTCATTTGATACATCTTCGCATGATGAATTTAAAGATCATTTAAAAGAGCTCACAGATAAAAATATTAAAGGTTTAATAATTGATTTAAGAAATAACCCTGGCGGGTCACTTTATTCAGTTGATAAGATTGCTGATATGCTTTTAGGAGAGCAAGTAATAGTTTATACTGAAGATAGAGCAGGAAAAAAAGAATATTACAGATCTGATCCACGAAAAGTCAATGTTCCTATAGCAGTCCTTGTAAATAAGGGAAGTGCTAGTGCGTCAGAAATTCTTACAGGTGCAATAAAAGACTCTGGTTCAGGAACAATAATTGGAACACAAACTTATGGAAAGGGTGTAGTTCAAACAGTTAATCCGCTTGATGATGAAACAGGATTTAAACTTACTACTTCACAATATTTTACACCGAATGGAAATAATATTAATAAAATTGGTATTACACCAGATATTATAATTGAAAAAACAGACAAAGGTGACAACCAATTAGATAAAGCATTAGAAGTTATTAAAAATAAAATGATCAAATAA
- the uvrB gene encoding excinuclease ABC subunit UvrB yields the protein MNEFKIVSEYKPTGDQPEAIEKLSEDIISGKKFNTLLGVTGSGKTFTIANVIEKTQKPTLVIAHNKTLAAQLCSEFKEFFPDSAVEYFVSYYDYYQPEAYVAARDLYIEKDASINDEIDKLRHSATAALFERKDVIIVASVSCIYGLGNPIDYKNLVLSLRPEMEKTRDEIIEKLVDIQYSRNDINFKRGTFRVRGDVIEIFSAQSSEKAIRIEMFGDEIEKICEINVITGEILGYRNHVSIFPASHYVTTKENIERSIIEIEKELAETIKAFKDEGMLVEAQRIEQRTNYDIEMLREVGFCQGIENYSRIMANRKPGSRPYTLIDFFPDDFLIVIDESHVSIPQIRGMYGGDQSRKTNLVDYGFRLPSAKDNRPLNFTEFESLINQVVFVSATPNVYEKEKSETIVEQIIRPTGLIDPTIEVRKIKGQIDDLYNEIQLRVQKNERVLITTLTKKMSEDLAKYFEEMDMKVKYLHSDIKTMERMEIIRDLRLGKFDVLIGINLLREGLDIPEVSLVAILDADKEGFLRSETALVQTIGRAARNVNGRVILYADRITKSMKFAIDETERRRIIQKKYNKVNNITPTSILKNVRDVIEATKTVENNELYNFNLEEKEILNDMSKEEIISLLEELEGQMYEESQKLEFENAAKLRDKIEELKTMI from the coding sequence ATGAATGAATTTAAAATAGTATCAGAATACAAACCTACGGGAGATCAACCTGAAGCAATTGAAAAATTAAGTGAAGACATTATTTCAGGGAAAAAATTTAATACCTTACTTGGTGTAACAGGATCAGGAAAGACATTTACTATTGCGAACGTTATAGAAAAAACACAAAAACCGACATTAGTTATAGCTCATAACAAAACGCTTGCCGCTCAGTTATGTAGTGAATTCAAAGAATTTTTTCCAGATAGTGCAGTTGAGTATTTTGTAAGTTATTATGACTATTATCAGCCTGAGGCTTATGTTGCTGCAAGAGATCTTTACATTGAAAAAGACGCATCAATTAATGATGAAATTGATAAGTTAAGGCATTCGGCAACTGCAGCACTTTTTGAGAGAAAAGATGTTATTATAGTTGCTTCTGTATCATGTATCTATGGTCTTGGTAATCCAATTGATTATAAAAATTTAGTCTTGTCTTTACGACCGGAAATGGAAAAAACAAGAGATGAAATAATTGAAAAATTAGTAGACATTCAATATTCAAGAAATGATATCAATTTCAAAAGGGGTACTTTCAGAGTTAGAGGTGACGTAATAGAAATATTTTCCGCTCAGTCGAGTGAAAAAGCTATTAGAATAGAAATGTTTGGAGATGAAATTGAAAAGATATGCGAAATTAATGTTATAACAGGAGAAATATTAGGATATAGAAATCATGTTTCGATTTTTCCGGCCTCTCATTATGTAACAACAAAAGAAAATATTGAAAGATCAATAATTGAAATAGAAAAAGAACTTGCAGAGACGATTAAAGCTTTTAAAGATGAAGGGATGTTAGTTGAAGCTCAAAGAATAGAGCAAAGAACCAATTATGATATTGAGATGCTTAGGGAGGTTGGCTTTTGTCAAGGTATTGAAAATTACTCTAGAATTATGGCAAACAGAAAACCTGGAAGCAGACCTTATACATTAATAGATTTTTTTCCTGACGATTTTTTAATAGTTATAGACGAATCACATGTATCGATTCCTCAAATAAGAGGAATGTACGGAGGCGATCAATCTAGAAAAACAAATTTAGTAGATTATGGATTCAGACTTCCATCGGCTAAAGACAATAGGCCACTTAACTTTACAGAATTTGAAAGTTTAATAAATCAAGTAGTATTTGTAAGCGCGACTCCAAATGTATATGAAAAGGAAAAAAGTGAGACTATAGTAGAACAAATAATTAGGCCAACTGGGCTTATTGACCCTACAATTGAAGTAAGAAAAATAAAAGGTCAAATTGATGATTTATATAATGAAATTCAGTTAAGAGTACAGAAAAATGAAAGAGTCCTTATAACAACTTTGACAAAAAAAATGTCAGAAGATTTAGCAAAATATTTTGAAGAAATGGATATGAAAGTTAAGTACCTCCATTCTGATATAAAAACTATGGAAAGAATGGAGATAATTAGAGATTTAAGACTTGGGAAGTTTGATGTTTTGATAGGAATCAATTTATTAAGAGAAGGTCTTGATATTCCAGAGGTTTCCTTAGTTGCAATTTTAGATGCAGATAAAGAAGGATTTTTAAGATCAGAAACTGCATTAGTACAAACTATTGGTAGAGCTGCTAGAAATGTAAATGGAAGAGTTATATTATATGCGGATAGGATTACAAAATCAATGAAATTTGCAATTGATGAAACTGAAAGAAGAAGAATTATTCAGAAAAAATACAATAAAGTAAATAACATTACTCCTACATCAATACTTAAAAATGTTAGGGATGTTATTGAAGCAACAAAAACAGTTGAAAACAATGAACTTTATAATTTTAATTTAGAAGAAAAAGAAATATTAAATGATATGTCTAAAGAAGAAATTATATCATTATTAGAAGAATTAGAAGGACAAATGTATGAAGAATCACAGAAGTTGGAATTTGAAAATGCAGCAAAATTAAGAGATAAAATTGAAGAGCTTAAGACAATGATATAG
- a CDS encoding IS1634 family transposase: MFIKLTTSKKSKFTKVYLVEGYRDKTGKSKQRTIKKYGNLEELEAKDPNILEKLKFEAKNMKKNEVVITHNLLKANSEQETDKNYGYFFLDNIYKSLEIAEFIKKYKFEKNFKYDLDEILRLLTFSRILNPMSKKATVAHQDEYFKEFNVALKSVYKSLSNLSEIKIDLQNHLNKKVSETYGRDTSLVFYDVTNYYFETEIEDDLKKKGPSKEKKSTPIVQMGLLIDSNGLPIAYDLFPGNTHDSSTLIPFIKNMRKQYNFGRVILTADKGLNSGKNLAYLKSKNDGYIVSQKIRGTSKAFMDEVLSDEGYACNPNGTFKIKSFFRERETKDENGEKIILKEKVVCFWSKNFDDREKHKREKLEERITTYLESPSKYKSSNSYGIKKYLKLQNLDKKTGEIKDIEPYIEFDEEKYKRDVSLDGYYTIVTSELDLNNEEVIKKYRGLWKIEESFRVLKTDLEGRPVYVKNQDHIEGHFLVCFIALLISRILEMKLDNKYSIRRIQETLKNATCRKIGNGLYSLNKQNDVFRDIEKLFDVSLNYSKVRIEQLRNWKKELSYNTKKQNTKPDKY; encoded by the coding sequence ATGTTTATAAAATTAACAACAAGTAAAAAATCTAAATTTACAAAAGTTTATTTAGTTGAGGGATATAGAGATAAAACTGGTAAGTCTAAACAAAGAACAATTAAAAAATATGGAAATTTAGAAGAATTAGAAGCTAAAGATCCAAACATATTAGAAAAATTAAAATTTGAAGCTAAAAATATGAAAAAAAACGAAGTAGTTATTACTCATAACCTTTTAAAGGCAAATTCTGAACAAGAAACAGATAAAAATTATGGATATTTTTTCTTAGACAACATCTATAAAAGTCTTGAAATAGCTGAATTTATAAAAAAATATAAATTTGAAAAAAACTTTAAATATGATCTTGATGAAATACTGAGATTACTTACTTTTTCTAGAATACTTAATCCAATGAGTAAAAAAGCTACTGTAGCTCATCAGGATGAATACTTTAAAGAATTTAATGTAGCTTTAAAATCAGTCTACAAATCATTATCAAATCTTTCAGAAATAAAAATAGATTTACAAAATCATTTAAATAAAAAAGTTTCAGAGACTTATGGTCGAGATACATCACTTGTTTTTTATGATGTTACAAATTATTATTTTGAAACGGAAATAGAAGATGATTTAAAGAAAAAGGGACCATCAAAAGAAAAAAAGAGTACGCCAATCGTTCAAATGGGTTTACTTATAGATTCAAATGGTTTACCAATAGCTTATGATTTGTTTCCTGGTAATACTCATGATAGTAGTACACTTATTCCATTCATTAAAAATATGAGAAAACAATATAACTTTGGAAGAGTTATATTAACTGCTGATAAAGGTTTGAATAGTGGTAAAAATCTGGCTTATTTAAAATCTAAGAATGATGGTTACATCGTTTCACAGAAAATAAGAGGTACGTCTAAAGCATTTATGGATGAAGTATTATCAGATGAAGGTTATGCATGTAATCCAAATGGAACCTTTAAAATAAAATCATTTTTTAGAGAAAGAGAAACAAAAGATGAAAATGGAGAAAAAATTATTTTAAAAGAAAAAGTAGTTTGTTTCTGGTCAAAAAATTTTGATGATAGAGAAAAACATAAAAGAGAAAAGTTAGAAGAAAGAATTACCACATATTTAGAGTCGCCATCAAAGTATAAATCATCAAATAGTTATGGTATAAAAAAATATTTAAAGTTACAAAATCTAGATAAAAAAACAGGTGAAATAAAGGATATAGAGCCATATATAGAGTTTGATGAAGAAAAATATAAAAGAGACGTAAGTCTAGATGGTTATTATACAATAGTAACTAGTGAACTTGATCTTAATAATGAAGAAGTTATAAAAAAATATCGTGGACTATGGAAAATAGAAGAAAGTTTCAGAGTGCTAAAAACGGATTTAGAAGGTAGACCGGTTTATGTAAAAAATCAAGACCACATAGAAGGACATTTTTTAGTATGCTTCATAGCACTTCTAATTAGTAGAATATTAGAGATGAAACTAGATAATAAATATTCAATTAGAAGAATACAAGAAACGTTAAAAAATGCAACGTGCAGAAAAATTGGAAATGGATTATATTCACTAAATAAACAAAATGACGTTTTTAGAGATATAGAAAAACTATTTGACGTATCATTAAATTATAGCAAAGTCAGAATTGAACAACTTAGAAATTGGAAAAAAGAATTGTCGTACAACACAAAAAAACAAAATACAAAACCAGATAAATATTGA
- a CDS encoding AI-2E family transporter — MKKVMNIPYIRLLPMVVISILAFKIINQMGDVSRYINAFINILVPFFWAFAIAFIAHPLMSKIEKKFKVSRNISLIIVYTILFSLLIMVILFVLPSIVKSIKDIMENIPMYVSSIENFLKTNSIDVSQFKTFDAFKNFDYKNIDNTLKNLEKYFNVLSGVLTSVINVTSSIFKLLIGVIISIYLLKDREKFKLSFKKTIYAFLKKDFAEKIIQLGRESRDIFSSFFMGKLLDSLIIGTIAFVGFLIMGAPYATLLGLIIGITNMIPYFGPFIGAVPVVLLVIFQSPITALYAAIFILILQQFDGYILGPKILGDSVGVTPFWIILAIIIGGGLFGVLGMFLGVPTFAVLRVHYLKYIDKTLEYKGIKEIK, encoded by the coding sequence ATGAAAAAAGTTATGAATATTCCATATATTAGATTGTTACCTATGGTAGTGATTTCAATATTAGCGTTTAAAATTATAAATCAAATGGGAGATGTTAGTAGGTATATTAATGCTTTTATTAATATATTAGTTCCATTCTTTTGGGCTTTTGCAATCGCTTTTATTGCTCATCCGTTGATGAGTAAAATTGAAAAAAAATTTAAAGTTTCGAGAAATATTAGCTTAATAATTGTATATACTATTTTGTTTAGTTTGTTAATTATGGTTATTTTATTTGTTTTACCAAGTATTGTAAAAAGTATAAAAGATATAATGGAAAATATTCCTATGTATGTTTCATCAATTGAAAATTTCTTGAAGACTAATTCTATTGATGTTTCACAGTTTAAGACTTTTGATGCATTCAAGAATTTTGATTACAAAAACATTGATAATACTCTTAAGAATTTAGAAAAGTATTTTAATGTTCTTTCAGGAGTTTTAACAAGTGTTATTAATGTTACTTCTAGTATATTTAAACTTTTAATTGGTGTTATTATTTCGATTTATTTATTAAAAGATAGAGAAAAATTTAAATTGTCTTTTAAAAAAACAATTTATGCTTTTTTAAAAAAAGATTTTGCTGAAAAAATAATACAACTAGGAAGAGAATCGAGGGATATATTTTCAAGTTTTTTTATGGGCAAATTATTGGATTCATTAATTATTGGAACTATAGCTTTTGTTGGATTTTTAATAATGGGTGCACCATATGCAACTCTTTTAGGACTTATTATAGGTATCACAAATATGATACCATATTTTGGACCATTTATTGGTGCAGTTCCAGTAGTACTTTTGGTGATATTTCAAAGTCCTATAACTGCCTTATATGCAGCGATATTTATACTAATATTACAACAGTTTGATGGATATATATTAGGGCCCAAAATACTAGGTGATTCAGTAGGTGTAACACCATTTTGGATAATACTTGCAATTATAATAGGCGGAGGCTTATTCGGAGTACTAGGAATGTTCCTTGGAGTACCAACATTTGCGGTTTTAAGAGTTCATTATCTAAAATATATAGATAAAACACTTGAATATAAAGGAATAAAAGAAATAAAATAA